A window of Streptomyces sp. SAI-127 contains these coding sequences:
- a CDS encoding phage minor head protein — protein MDELEEALAAAEEDVAAEVRAVLEEVAEEFAAALEDATELVAARFSVSRIGAMFRQRVPRLVRRLLGVTETAAHTAADQVDATLPDGWDDLPGRHDRDEELPDGISQYVTSTEHLLRAVGDRLAEVAVRELATGVDAGEGVEALRARLLAVFAREGAQLGEGREALISTTEAARAWNTATLAAAQALTGPDRPIVKQWQTRRDSRVRDTHHDVDGFLRLLDDTFEVGGVDMQHPGDPSAPPAEVCNCRCILRLQHAPDRSASALALPDAGRGRANESMAAAATEHTGAMIALVPSAQDVERLALDDGEPAEELHCTLWFLGTAADWDEDQRNELIAGVRARAQNLPGPVPAVAFGVNHWNPASEDPAWVWAVGDDPDAGDETATLHEARLIAQDALEDGHNNPDLPRQHTPWVAHTTGAYTKDTWPLEAMADRLGPLTFDRIRVAFAGEATDIPLGPEEEPPMDNPTAAALTAALPVRTWSTPDGAALAFENTETGDGRIFAPKALYWDGSGPWPLQYAEEMGMGHEGAELAGAIGKYGRDGDRLTGTGVLYLSQRAGYDAVTLLEQEAPLGVSVDLDSVDVEFVDKTLTEDEDGMLVLAASIPYASVMRLPDGAWVINAATSVEATAAGTSFTRRQSLAQLITGPGGRISAAALAVFDGARLPKLTAAAGDPDDEDGVVLHSEQAGDFLVRITKARVRGATLVSMPAYDQARIVLDPPEVDEEAAAAVTAALTAASAPGETRQRVIKYVRACPGPVGAGEIAKALGLTVETARKHLRAASREGQLVRLAAGLYVGASTIPEGPEVAASAVGDGEDAALTELVASAWTAMRDLPPMPAAWFAEPTEEELPPGSGGVHYADGRIYGWVAQAGEPHAGFSNRKLTIESLGDIDTTHFLRARFKLDNGETVKGGAFTMNAPHSRDGAECNDVACQFDDSRTVAGIVTVGMNGRGMWFSGAAAPWLSDWDRTVFMGCQPSYHMKKGGDGRWQLRAVLSVPVPGHSSPLLASVVERGNLALAASAAAVLDNPDTVPGQQADISGRLYTLGAEAMDGMVSGLRRHSPDTVPGHVPDNPAALLDDPTFLDGLSAALARRETERRAEVEAMTAAVLAPTTITNPKGDQ, from the coding sequence ATGGATGAGCTGGAGGAGGCCCTGGCCGCCGCCGAGGAGGACGTAGCGGCAGAGGTGCGCGCCGTACTGGAGGAGGTGGCCGAGGAGTTCGCCGCCGCGCTGGAGGACGCCACGGAGCTGGTGGCCGCCCGCTTCAGCGTGTCCCGTATCGGGGCGATGTTCCGCCAGCGGGTGCCGCGCCTGGTGCGCCGCCTCCTCGGCGTGACCGAGACGGCCGCCCACACGGCCGCCGACCAGGTGGACGCGACCCTGCCGGACGGGTGGGACGACCTGCCCGGCCGCCACGACCGCGACGAGGAACTCCCGGACGGCATCAGCCAGTACGTCACCAGCACGGAGCACCTGCTGCGCGCCGTGGGTGACCGCCTCGCCGAGGTGGCCGTGCGCGAGCTCGCCACAGGCGTGGATGCAGGGGAGGGCGTGGAGGCCCTGCGCGCCCGCCTGCTGGCCGTATTCGCCCGAGAGGGGGCGCAGCTCGGGGAGGGCCGGGAAGCGCTGATCTCGACCACCGAGGCGGCCCGCGCCTGGAACACCGCCACCCTCGCCGCGGCCCAGGCCCTCACCGGCCCGGACCGCCCGATCGTCAAGCAGTGGCAGACCCGCCGGGACAGCCGCGTACGGGACACCCACCACGACGTGGACGGGTTCCTGCGCCTCCTCGACGACACGTTCGAGGTGGGCGGCGTGGACATGCAGCACCCGGGCGACCCGTCGGCCCCGCCCGCCGAGGTGTGCAACTGCCGGTGCATCCTGCGCCTCCAGCACGCCCCGGACCGCAGCGCCTCCGCCCTGGCATTACCAGACGCCGGACGAGGCCGCGCTAACGAATCCATGGCAGCCGCGGCGACCGAGCACACCGGCGCCATGATCGCCCTCGTCCCCAGCGCCCAGGACGTGGAGCGCCTGGCCCTCGACGACGGGGAGCCCGCGGAGGAGCTGCACTGCACCCTGTGGTTCCTCGGCACCGCCGCCGACTGGGACGAGGACCAGCGCAACGAGCTGATCGCCGGCGTACGGGCCCGCGCCCAGAACCTGCCCGGGCCCGTCCCCGCCGTGGCGTTCGGCGTCAACCACTGGAACCCCGCCAGCGAAGACCCCGCCTGGGTGTGGGCCGTGGGCGACGACCCGGACGCCGGCGACGAGACGGCCACCCTGCACGAGGCACGCCTTATCGCCCAGGACGCCCTGGAAGACGGCCACAACAACCCGGACCTGCCCCGCCAGCACACCCCCTGGGTCGCCCACACCACCGGCGCCTACACCAAGGACACATGGCCCCTTGAGGCCATGGCCGACCGCCTGGGCCCGCTCACCTTCGACCGTATCCGCGTCGCTTTCGCCGGCGAGGCCACGGACATCCCACTTGGCCCCGAGGAGGAGCCCCCCATGGACAACCCGACCGCCGCGGCCCTGACGGCCGCGCTGCCGGTCCGCACCTGGTCCACCCCGGACGGCGCGGCCCTGGCATTCGAGAACACCGAGACCGGTGACGGCCGGATCTTCGCGCCCAAGGCCCTGTACTGGGACGGCTCCGGGCCCTGGCCCCTCCAGTACGCGGAGGAGATGGGCATGGGCCACGAGGGCGCCGAACTCGCCGGCGCCATCGGCAAGTACGGCCGGGACGGCGACCGCCTCACCGGCACCGGCGTCCTCTATCTCTCCCAGCGCGCCGGATACGACGCCGTGACCCTGCTGGAGCAGGAGGCCCCACTGGGCGTGTCCGTCGATCTCGACTCCGTCGACGTGGAGTTCGTGGACAAGACGCTCACGGAGGACGAGGACGGCATGCTGGTGCTCGCCGCGTCCATCCCGTACGCCAGCGTGATGCGTCTGCCTGACGGGGCGTGGGTCATCAACGCCGCCACCAGCGTGGAGGCCACCGCCGCCGGAACGTCCTTCACCCGCCGCCAGTCCCTGGCCCAGCTCATCACCGGCCCCGGCGGCCGGATCTCCGCCGCCGCCCTGGCAGTGTTCGACGGGGCCCGCCTGCCCAAGCTGACGGCCGCGGCCGGCGACCCGGACGACGAAGACGGAGTTGTCCTGCACTCCGAGCAGGCCGGGGACTTCCTGGTGCGCATCACCAAGGCCCGCGTCCGCGGCGCCACCCTCGTGAGCATGCCCGCCTACGACCAGGCGCGCATCGTGCTGGACCCGCCCGAGGTGGACGAGGAGGCCGCCGCCGCGGTGACCGCCGCCCTCACCGCCGCCTCCGCCCCGGGGGAGACCCGCCAGCGCGTCATCAAGTACGTACGCGCCTGCCCCGGCCCCGTCGGCGCGGGCGAGATCGCCAAGGCCCTCGGCCTCACCGTGGAGACCGCACGCAAGCACCTGCGCGCCGCCAGCAGGGAGGGCCAACTGGTGCGCCTGGCCGCCGGCCTGTACGTCGGCGCCTCCACCATCCCGGAGGGCCCGGAGGTGGCCGCCTCCGCTGTGGGGGACGGGGAGGACGCGGCCCTGACGGAGCTGGTGGCGTCCGCCTGGACGGCCATGCGCGACCTGCCGCCCATGCCGGCCGCGTGGTTCGCGGAGCCCACGGAGGAGGAACTGCCGCCAGGGAGCGGCGGGGTGCACTACGCGGACGGCCGGATCTACGGGTGGGTGGCCCAGGCCGGGGAGCCGCACGCCGGGTTCTCCAACCGGAAGCTGACCATCGAGAGCCTCGGCGACATCGACACCACGCACTTCCTGCGCGCCCGCTTCAAGCTCGACAACGGGGAGACCGTCAAGGGGGGCGCCTTCACCATGAACGCCCCCCACTCCCGGGACGGGGCGGAGTGCAACGACGTGGCGTGCCAGTTCGACGACAGTAGGACCGTCGCCGGCATCGTCACCGTGGGGATGAACGGCAGGGGCATGTGGTTCTCCGGTGCCGCCGCGCCCTGGCTCTCGGACTGGGACCGAACCGTGTTCATGGGGTGCCAGCCCAGCTATCACATGAAGAAGGGCGGGGATGGCCGCTGGCAGCTGCGGGCGGTCCTGTCCGTACCCGTGCCCGGTCACTCCTCCCCGCTGCTCGCCTCCGTCGTGGAGCGCGGCAACCTCGCCCTTGCCGCCAGCGCCGCCGCCGTCCTGGACAACCCGGACACCGTGCCCGGACAGCAGGCGGACATCTCCGGACGCCTCTACACCCTGGGCGCGGAGGCGATGGACGGGATGGTCTCTGGCCTGCGCCGACACAGTCCGGACACCGTGCCCGGACACGTCCCGGACAACCCGGCCGCGCTGCTCGACGACCCGACGTTCCTTGACGGCCTGTCCGCCGCCCTCGCCCGCCGCGAGACCGAACGACGCGCGGAGGTGGAGGCCATGACCGCCGCCGTCCTCGCGCCCACCACCATCACCAACCCGAAGGGGGACCAGTAG